A region from the uncultured Macellibacteroides sp. genome encodes:
- a CDS encoding S4 domain-containing protein, translating into MGEVRIDKWMWATRIFKTRTIAAEACKKNRVMIQGVNVKPSRMIKAGDIVQVRKPPITYSFKVLEATEKRMGAKLVPQFLENVTTADQYEILELNRISGFVDRAKGLGRPTKKDRRELEQFAGPDALDDFDFEFDFDTDNK; encoded by the coding sequence ATGGGAGAGGTAAGAATTGATAAATGGATGTGGGCAACCCGTATCTTTAAAACAAGAACCATCGCTGCCGAAGCCTGTAAGAAAAACAGAGTGATGATTCAAGGCGTAAACGTAAAGCCGTCGCGAATGATTAAAGCCGGTGATATCGTACAGGTTCGCAAGCCCCCCATCACCTACTCGTTCAAGGTTCTTGAAGCTACAGAAAAGCGCATGGGTGCCAAGCTGGTTCCTCAGTTTCTCGAAAATGTAACAACAGCCGATCAATACGAAATTCTCGAGCTTAACCGCATCTCCGGATTTGTAGACCGGGCCAAGGGACTAGGCAGACCAACCAAGAAAGACCGCAGAGAGCTGGAACAATTTGCCGGTCCGGATGCCTTAGATGACTTTGATTTTGAATTCGACTTCGATACAGATAACAAGTAA
- the pth gene encoding aminoacyl-tRNA hydrolase gives MKYLIVGLGNIGSEYMGTRHNVGFRVVNALAEEAGVSFTENRYGATAQFRIKNSELILLKPNTFMNLSGNAVRYWLQKENIPVENLLIVVDDLALPFGTLRLKPKGSDAGHNGLKSIQELLGTQEYCRLRFGIGSDFSRGRQIDYVLGQFPANELSEMPEKMKRAIEIIKSFCLAGIQTTMNQFNNK, from the coding sequence ATGAAATACTTAATAGTTGGGTTGGGAAACATTGGGTCCGAATATATGGGTACCCGGCATAATGTAGGTTTCAGGGTAGTAAACGCACTGGCCGAAGAAGCAGGTGTGTCGTTTACAGAAAACCGATACGGTGCCACTGCTCAATTCAGGATTAAAAACAGCGAGCTGATTCTGCTGAAACCCAATACCTTTATGAACCTTAGCGGAAACGCTGTGCGTTACTGGCTGCAAAAGGAAAATATACCTGTAGAAAACCTGCTGATTGTGGTAGACGATCTGGCCTTGCCATTTGGAACCTTGCGGTTAAAGCCTAAAGGAAGCGATGCGGGTCACAACGGACTTAAAAGCATTCAGGAGTTGTTAGGTACCCAGGAATATTGCCGTCTGCGGTTCGGAATTGGAAGCGATTTTAGTAGAGGCAGACAGATAGACTACGTATTGGGACAATTTCCGGCCAACGAGCTTTCCGAAATGCCCGAGAAGATGAAGAGAGCCATTGAGATTATCAAAAGCTTTTGTCTTGCCGGAATACAAACAACAATGAATCAATTTAACAATAAATAA
- a CDS encoding 50S ribosomal protein L25/general stress protein Ctc: protein MKTFQLEGTPRTEIGKKAAKAIRKEDMIPAIIYGGESTIHFNVTKEAVRKLIYTPEIFVIDLTIGDKKTKAIIKDMQFQPVTDAVLHIDFLEVFDNKPIVMEVPVALEGFAEGVKAGGKLSLEMRKLKVKALYNLIPEKLTINIDSLGLGKTLQVGALNFEGLEIMNAKNAVVCAVKLTRAARGAAAKGN from the coding sequence ATGAAGACATTCCAATTAGAAGGAACTCCGAGAACAGAAATCGGAAAGAAGGCTGCAAAAGCTATTCGCAAAGAAGACATGATTCCTGCTATTATTTATGGTGGCGAAAGCACAATCCATTTCAATGTAACAAAAGAAGCTGTTCGTAAATTGATCTACACTCCAGAAATCTTTGTTATTGATTTGACAATCGGAGATAAAAAGACAAAAGCAATCATCAAAGACATGCAGTTCCAACCTGTAACTGATGCTGTGTTGCACATTGACTTCCTTGAAGTATTTGATAACAAGCCAATCGTAATGGAAGTTCCTGTTGCTCTTGAAGGTTTTGCCGAAGGTGTTAAAGCAGGGGGTAAATTAAGTCTGGAAATGAGAAAGCTGAAAGTAAAAGCTCTTTACAACTTGATTCCTGAAAAACTTACAATCAACATCGACAGCCTTGGATTAGGAAAGACTTTGCAGGTAGGTGCTCTTAATTTCGAAGGTCTTGAAATTATGAATGCTAAAAACGCCGTTGTATGTGCTGTTAAGCTGACTCGTGCCGCAAGAGGTGCCGCAGCTAAGGGTAACTAA
- a CDS encoding PG0541 family transporter-associated protein, with amino-acid sequence MKSIFISFNQAYYEMIIGIMDHNNLRGFTYWDVVQGRGSKTGEPHYGSHAWPTLNSALLVMVEDEKVDSFLEQLRAIDKETEALGLRAFTWNIEKTI; translated from the coding sequence ATGAAATCTATATTTATATCATTTAATCAGGCTTATTACGAAATGATAATAGGCATTATGGATCACAATAACCTGCGTGGGTTTACCTATTGGGATGTGGTTCAGGGCAGAGGATCCAAAACAGGAGAACCTCATTATGGAAGTCATGCCTGGCCTACGCTAAACTCGGCTCTGCTGGTAATGGTTGAAGATGAAAAGGTGGACTCCTTTCTTGAACAGTTGCGTGCAATTGACAAAGAAACAGAAGCTTTGGGACTGCGGGCCTTTACATGGAACATTGAAAAAACCATTTAA
- a CDS encoding efflux RND transporter permease subunit: MSIYGTAVKKPISTALVFVAIVILGLFSLSKLSIDLLPKMDETTIMVMTAYPGASAADIETNVTRPLENVLNSVSDLKHLTSQSKENISVITLEFEYGVDIDVATNDVRDKLDLAESALPENVENPTIFKFGMDDIPILLLQVTAEESTNALYKILDEKVVNPLNRIGGVGSVSISGAPQREIQIYCDPFKLEAYGLTIEGISALIGQENLNTPGGSIDIGSNTYSLRVQGEFKDANELLNMVIGSSNGKSIFLRDIARVEDTIAERSQEVYNNGGKGGMIIIQKQSGANSVAISNAVLEKLPEIQKGLPTDVKLGVIVDTSKNIRNTINSLSETIMDTFILVMLVVFLFLGRWRATFIIMLTIPISLVGAFIYLLASGNSLNIISLSSLSIAIGMVVDDAIVVLENITTHIERGSAPKQAAIHGTNEVGLSVIASTLTILAVFLPLTMVTGMAGVLFKQLGWIVSIIMILSILAALTLTPMLASQMMNSKPKKGKLFLLLYSPVEKALDALDNGYARLLNWAVRHRKTVIVGAACLFGASLLLTSVIKTEFFPTQDNARIGINIELPIGTRQEIARDLGLKITEEFRKKYPEIVTCNFSCGQADTDNAWASMSDNGSHIMSFNIGLTSVADRERRLGEICDLMREDLNKYTEFKTVNVLAGGNNGSMGGESTVDVEIYGYDFASSDSVANEIARRMRTIKGCSQVNVSRGDYIPEYQIDFDREKLALNGLNVATASQFLRNRINGTTASYYREEGEEYDIRVRYAPEFRESIEDIENIMVYNNQGQGIRIRELGKVVERLTPPTIERKDRERIVTVSGYVGKGYALSELVESTRAEIKEMTIPGDISLVIGGAYEDQQETFADLGLLMALIVILIFIVMASQFESLVDPFVIMFSIPFAFTGVFIGLATTGTPLGVMALIGVLMLMGIVVKNGIVLIDYTILCRERGQSIIGAAVTAGKSRLRPVIMTTLTTVLGMIPMATGTGEGAEMWRPMGMTVAWGLSISTLITLIIVPVVYTVFAANGVKIRRRKLEKEYKLKQLK, translated from the coding sequence ATGAGTATATATGGAACAGCGGTAAAGAAACCGATTTCTACAGCACTTGTATTCGTTGCTATAGTAATACTCGGTCTCTTTTCCCTAAGTAAACTGTCCATCGACTTGCTTCCAAAAATGGATGAAACCACCATTATGGTAATGACGGCTTATCCCGGAGCAAGTGCGGCAGATATAGAGACCAATGTTACCCGTCCGCTTGAAAATGTATTGAACAGTGTGAGCGATTTGAAACACCTCACCTCTCAATCAAAAGAAAACATTTCGGTAATCACCCTCGAGTTTGAATATGGAGTAGATATCGACGTTGCCACCAACGACGTGAGAGACAAGCTCGACCTTGCGGAATCTGCCCTTCCGGAAAATGTGGAGAATCCAACCATTTTCAAATTTGGTATGGATGATATACCTATCTTGCTGTTGCAGGTTACAGCCGAAGAAAGTACCAACGCTTTATATAAGATTCTTGATGAAAAGGTGGTAAACCCTTTGAATCGTATCGGAGGTGTTGGATCTGTTTCTATTTCGGGAGCGCCTCAACGGGAAATACAAATATATTGCGACCCTTTCAAACTAGAAGCCTACGGTCTTACAATAGAAGGTATCTCGGCGTTAATAGGACAAGAAAACTTAAATACACCCGGTGGTAGCATCGATATCGGTTCAAACACCTATTCATTACGTGTACAGGGCGAATTTAAAGACGCCAACGAACTCCTTAACATGGTTATTGGAAGTTCCAACGGCAAAAGCATATTTCTTCGCGACATAGCGCGTGTTGAAGATACAATTGCTGAACGCTCGCAGGAGGTTTATAACAATGGTGGTAAAGGAGGGATGATTATCATCCAGAAACAATCAGGAGCCAACTCGGTTGCTATTTCAAATGCCGTATTGGAAAAGCTTCCTGAAATACAGAAAGGGTTACCAACCGACGTTAAATTAGGCGTTATTGTTGATACATCAAAGAATATCCGGAATACCATTAATAGTTTGAGCGAAACTATTATGGACACGTTTATTCTTGTAATGCTGGTTGTGTTTTTATTCCTCGGCAGATGGCGTGCCACATTTATCATCATGCTTACCATCCCGATATCTCTTGTTGGTGCGTTCATTTACCTGCTGGCATCGGGAAACTCGTTAAATATTATCTCGCTCAGTTCGCTCTCCATAGCCATTGGTATGGTGGTGGATGATGCGATTGTTGTTCTCGAGAATATCACGACGCATATTGAGCGGGGTAGCGCACCCAAGCAGGCGGCCATCCATGGAACAAATGAAGTGGGACTATCCGTTATTGCCTCAACGCTTACTATTCTGGCAGTATTCCTGCCGCTTACAATGGTAACAGGTATGGCGGGTGTACTTTTCAAACAGTTGGGTTGGATTGTAAGTATTATCATGATACTATCTATCCTTGCCGCTTTGACTCTCACCCCGATGCTTGCTTCGCAGATGATGAATTCGAAACCTAAAAAGGGAAAGCTGTTTCTTCTGCTTTACAGTCCTGTCGAAAAAGCATTGGACGCATTGGATAATGGGTATGCCAGATTATTGAACTGGGCTGTGCGACATAGAAAAACGGTTATCGTTGGTGCCGCTTGTTTATTTGGAGCCAGTCTACTTTTAACGTCTGTCATTAAAACAGAGTTTTTTCCTACACAGGATAATGCTCGTATCGGTATCAATATTGAACTACCCATTGGTACACGTCAGGAAATTGCCAGAGACCTTGGATTAAAGATCACAGAAGAATTCCGCAAGAAATATCCTGAAATTGTAACGTGTAACTTTAGCTGCGGACAAGCAGATACCGATAATGCATGGGCGTCGATGAGCGATAACGGATCTCATATAATGAGCTTCAACATTGGTTTGACCAGTGTTGCTGATCGTGAAAGAAGACTTGGCGAGATTTGTGATCTGATGCGCGAGGATTTAAATAAATACACTGAATTTAAAACAGTCAATGTTTTGGCCGGAGGGAACAATGGATCGATGGGTGGCGAAAGTACGGTAGACGTCGAAATATACGGATACGATTTTGCTTCGTCCGATTCTGTTGCCAACGAAATTGCACGCCGCATGCGTACTATCAAAGGTTGTAGCCAGGTAAATGTTAGCCGCGGAGACTACATTCCTGAATATCAAATTGATTTTGACCGCGAGAAACTGGCGTTAAACGGATTGAATGTGGCAACCGCCTCACAATTCCTTCGTAACCGTATCAACGGAACAACTGCTTCATACTATCGCGAAGAAGGAGAAGAATATGATATCAGGGTAAGGTATGCTCCGGAGTTCAGAGAATCCATCGAAGATATCGAGAACATAATGGTGTACAATAATCAGGGACAGGGTATTCGTATCCGCGAGTTAGGAAAGGTAGTAGAACGCTTGACGCCTCCAACCATTGAACGTAAAGACCGCGAGCGTATTGTTACCGTTTCTGGCTATGTGGGCAAAGGCTATGCATTAAGTGAATTGGTGGAATCAACCCGTGCTGAAATAAAAGAAATGACTATTCCGGGTGACATTTCGCTTGTGATTGGTGGTGCATACGAAGATCAGCAAGAAACATTTGCCGACCTTGGATTGCTAATGGCACTTATTGTTATACTTATTTTCATTGTAATGGCCTCGCAGTTCGAATCGCTGGTCGATCCGTTTGTTATCATGTTCTCCATTCCTTTTGCCTTCACCGGCGTATTTATCGGTCTGGCAACAACGGGGACTCCTCTTGGCGTAATGGCATTAATCGGCGTTCTTATGTTGATGGGGATTGTTGTTAAGAATGGTATTGTGCTAATTGACTATACCATCTTATGTCGAGAAAGAGGACAAAGTATAATCGGAGCAGCTGTTACAGCGGGAAAATCACGTTTACGTCCGGTTATTATGACTACGCTAACCACCGTATTGGGTATGATCCCTATGGCAACAGGTACTGGCGAAGGTGCCGAGATGTGGAGACCAATGGGTATGACTGTAGCATGGGGTTTGTCTATATCCACTCTTATTACATTGATAATCGTTCCTGTGGTTTATACTGTATTCGCAGCAAACGGAGTTAAAATAAGACGCCGCAAACTTGAAAAAGAGTATAAGCTGAAACAATTAAAATAA
- a CDS encoding efflux RND transporter periplasmic adaptor subunit has product MKTSKMMNRIPVITLAAILFVSCNSEKKNETTTQAEKVQVRVETVTTQEVEQTSEFTATVEANVTNKISPQMALRIDRMFAEIGDRVKKGQKLAQMDQSTLIQAKVQLENTEAEFKRLDELYKIGGASKSQWDGQKTALEVAKTNFKNLAENTQLLSPISGIVTARNYDNGDMFSMGTPIFTVEEIRPVKLLVNISETYYTQVKKGMPVDVKLDVYGNEVFTGKISLIYPTIDPQTRTFPVEIKVANNDERVRPGMFSRITINFGAKNNVVVPDQSIVKQSGSGDRYIYVYKDGKVSYNKVELGRRMGNKYELISGVENGAQVVVTGQSRLNNGMEVEIVK; this is encoded by the coding sequence ATGAAGACAAGTAAAATGATGAACAGAATACCAGTCATAACATTGGCTGCCATTTTGTTCGTGTCTTGCAACAGCGAAAAAAAGAACGAAACCACAACGCAAGCAGAGAAAGTTCAGGTACGAGTAGAAACTGTAACAACACAGGAGGTTGAGCAAACCAGTGAATTCACAGCCACTGTGGAAGCAAATGTTACCAATAAGATTTCTCCTCAAATGGCCCTTCGTATCGACAGAATGTTTGCCGAGATTGGAGACAGGGTTAAAAAAGGACAGAAGCTGGCTCAGATGGATCAATCCACTCTCATCCAGGCAAAGGTTCAACTTGAAAATACAGAAGCAGAATTCAAACGTCTTGATGAACTTTATAAAATAGGCGGAGCATCCAAATCGCAATGGGACGGACAAAAAACGGCTCTCGAAGTTGCTAAAACCAACTTTAAGAATCTGGCAGAGAACACTCAGTTGTTAAGTCCGATCAGCGGAATTGTTACGGCGCGTAATTACGACAACGGCGATATGTTCTCTATGGGTACACCGATTTTTACCGTAGAGGAAATCCGACCCGTTAAGTTGTTGGTCAATATCTCTGAAACCTACTATACTCAGGTAAAGAAAGGCATGCCTGTGGATGTAAAACTTGATGTATACGGAAACGAAGTGTTTACAGGAAAGATCAGTCTAATCTATCCAACCATCGACCCGCAAACCCGCACATTCCCAGTCGAAATTAAGGTGGCAAACAACGACGAACGCGTTCGCCCGGGGATGTTTTCACGTATAACGATCAACTTTGGTGCAAAAAACAATGTAGTAGTTCCGGATCAGTCAATTGTTAAGCAGTCGGGGTCGGGAGATCGCTATATTTACGTTTACAAAGACGGTAAAGTTTCTTACAACAAAGTAGAACTTGGTCGCCGTATGGGAAACAAATACGAACTAATCTCTGGTGTAGAAAACGGTGCTCAGGTGGTAGTAACAGGTCAGAGCCGTCTGAATAACGGAATGGAAGTAGAGATTGTAAAATAA
- a CDS encoding TolC family protein: MKRLLISRKMMLAALILLSSLTITKVCAQDTLRLDLSKALEIALSENPTVKVANKEIEKKTYAKKGSYSQLFPQINFSADYNRTLKKQVMYLDGFGAMAGGSETEPTDETAAVDISKGIEVGRSNNWSYGFNASMPLVAPTLWKSLTISAMDVELAVEKARSSKIAMVNQVKKSFYSVLLANDSYIVFKSSYDNAIENYLDIKKKFDQGLVAEYDLIRADVSVKNAIPNMLQAENSLTLAKWQLKALLGMDLDLAIACEGKLLDFESELYADYLSTDTSLVNNTDLKQIDIQNSQLKETIKMQKYEYLPTLSMTGMYQWSAMNNDFKFKDYRWNPYSVVGLSLSVPIFSGGSKHYKIKQSEVSLEQLNLQREDTKRNLQLALKQYMDNMNTCIKKFNAAQKGVDQSKKGYEIAQKRYDTGSGTLLEMNDAELALTQARLNFNQAIYDYMVSKSDLEKTLGDQN; this comes from the coding sequence ATGAAAAGATTATTGATAAGTAGAAAAATGATGCTGGCAGCTTTAATATTACTGTCATCTTTAACCATTACGAAAGTCTGCGCCCAAGATACATTACGACTGGATTTAAGTAAAGCTTTAGAGATTGCGTTGAGTGAGAATCCCACGGTGAAGGTTGCCAATAAAGAGATTGAAAAGAAAACGTACGCAAAAAAAGGATCTTATTCTCAACTGTTTCCGCAAATTAACTTCTCTGCAGATTATAACAGGACGTTGAAAAAACAGGTTATGTACCTGGATGGTTTTGGAGCTATGGCAGGAGGTTCGGAAACAGAACCAACAGATGAAACCGCGGCAGTAGATATCAGCAAAGGAATAGAAGTAGGGCGATCCAACAACTGGAGTTACGGCTTTAATGCTTCGATGCCACTTGTTGCTCCTACCCTTTGGAAAAGTCTTACTATTTCGGCTATGGATGTCGAACTTGCTGTAGAAAAGGCCCGTTCTTCAAAAATAGCCATGGTAAATCAGGTCAAAAAGAGTTTCTATAGTGTGTTATTAGCCAATGATTCTTATATAGTATTTAAAAGCAGTTACGACAATGCGATCGAAAACTATCTTGATATCAAGAAGAAATTTGACCAGGGTCTCGTAGCAGAGTATGATTTAATTCGTGCCGACGTAAGCGTAAAAAATGCCATTCCAAATATGTTACAGGCCGAAAACTCGCTCACACTTGCTAAATGGCAACTAAAAGCACTATTAGGGATGGATCTTGATCTAGCCATTGCTTGCGAAGGAAAACTGCTCGATTTCGAATCCGAGCTATACGCAGATTATCTTTCAACCGATACCTCTTTGGTAAATAATACAGACTTAAAACAAATAGATATCCAGAACAGTCAGCTTAAAGAAACAATTAAGATGCAGAAATATGAATATCTTCCTACGTTATCGATGACCGGAATGTATCAGTGGTCGGCTATGAATAACGATTTTAAATTTAAAGACTATCGCTGGAACCCCTACTCGGTGGTGGGTTTATCTCTATCTGTTCCAATCTTTTCGGGAGGGAGCAAACATTATAAGATAAAACAGTCGGAGGTTAGTCTGGAACAGCTGAATCTTCAGCGGGAAGATACAAAAAGAAATCTTCAGCTGGCGCTCAAACAATACATGGATAATATGAATACATGTATTAAGAAGTTTAACGCGGCTCAGAAAGGGGTAGACCAATCTAAGAAAGGATATGAAATAGCTCAGAAACGTTATGATACCGGATCGGGCACATTGCTTGAAATGAATGATGCAGAACTTGCTTTAACGCAGGCCAGACTAAACTTCAATCAGGCCATATATGATTATATGGTATCAAAATCTGATCTTGAGAAAACGTTGGGAGACCAGAATTAA
- a CDS encoding TetR/AcrR family transcriptional regulator: MIKDQIMLKAFDLFSQNGIKSVSMDDIAQTMGISKRTIYEFFSDKEELLCQGIIFNYDRFKIRLAAFEKESETILDAILYFYREIIKHPKCYNKKFYSDLKRYPRAMEIQERYRNEFSLTCLQYFKRGVKEGIFVPEINFEIVALIAKKYINMMEPSKSFSCHSVVEVYNTVLYTFLRGISTEKGIKIVEQYALNNH; this comes from the coding sequence ATGATAAAGGATCAAATAATGTTGAAAGCGTTCGATCTCTTTTCCCAAAATGGAATAAAGAGCGTCAGTATGGATGATATTGCCCAAACAATGGGAATTTCAAAAAGAACCATATACGAATTCTTTTCCGACAAAGAGGAGTTGTTATGTCAGGGAATCATCTTTAATTACGATCGGTTCAAAATACGGTTAGCCGCATTTGAAAAGGAATCTGAAACTATTCTTGATGCTATCTTATATTTCTATCGTGAAATTATCAAACATCCCAAATGCTATAACAAGAAATTCTATAGCGATTTAAAACGATATCCAAGGGCTATGGAAATTCAGGAACGATATAGAAATGAATTTTCATTAACCTGTTTACAGTATTTCAAAAGGGGAGTAAAAGAAGGCATTTTTGTACCAGAAATTAATTTTGAAATAGTTGCGCTGATAGCAAAAAAGTATATCAACATGATGGAGCCGTCCAAAAGTTTTTCTTGTCATTCTGTAGTTGAAGTTTACAATACAGTTTTATATACCTTCCTAAGAGGCATAAGCACAGAAAAAGGTATAAAGATCGTTGAACAATACGCATTAAATAACCACTGA
- a CDS encoding helix-turn-helix transcriptional regulator, giving the protein MNELPLFEISELNKEILSSDNFRNEFIVADLFGSHFPSEDPNTLYTLPLRFNALTFVLITQGTVKIGIDYTLYTLEKNTFMTIMPTHTVQVHMRSEDFKAKMVVISKGFLDGCNPSKTPPSATLYMQIRKNPFATLKPGDLKIVDDYFQLFRRKINMKNHHFQLEVLQNTFIGFTLELGNIFADKEKTIKQPALTRKEELFQQFLEILLANCKTEHAVSFYAEKLCITPQYLSLILKELTGKSASKWIDEALILESRVLLKTPNLTVQQVANMLQFSDQSTFGKFFKKYMGVSPLEYRKS; this is encoded by the coding sequence ATGAATGAGCTTCCATTATTTGAAATAAGTGAATTAAATAAAGAAATTCTGAGTAGTGATAATTTCAGGAATGAGTTTATTGTTGCTGATTTATTTGGCTCACACTTTCCATCCGAAGATCCGAATACTCTCTATACCCTGCCGTTACGTTTTAATGCGTTGACATTTGTTCTTATTACTCAGGGAACCGTTAAAATTGGCATAGATTATACCTTATACACGCTCGAAAAAAATACTTTTATGACTATAATGCCTACGCATACAGTTCAGGTTCATATGCGTAGTGAAGATTTTAAGGCTAAAATGGTTGTAATATCTAAAGGATTTCTTGATGGATGTAACCCATCTAAAACTCCCCCATCTGCCACTTTGTATATGCAGATACGCAAAAATCCTTTTGCTACGTTAAAACCCGGAGACCTAAAAATAGTTGATGATTACTTCCAGCTGTTTAGAAGAAAAATAAACATGAAGAATCATCACTTTCAGTTAGAAGTACTTCAAAATACTTTTATAGGATTTACCCTTGAGTTGGGTAATATATTTGCTGACAAGGAAAAGACAATCAAACAGCCTGCTTTAACACGTAAAGAAGAATTGTTTCAGCAGTTTCTTGAAATTCTTCTGGCAAATTGTAAAACGGAACATGCTGTGTCTTTTTATGCAGAAAAGCTTTGCATTACTCCCCAATATCTCTCTCTTATATTAAAAGAGCTAACAGGAAAATCGGCGAGTAAATGGATAGACGAAGCGCTTATTCTGGAATCCAGAGTCCTGTTGAAGACACCAAATTTAACCGTGCAGCAGGTTGCAAACATGCTGCAGTTTTCCGATCAATCCACTTTTGGGAAATTCTTTAAAAAATATATGGGCGTGTCTCCGCTTGAATACCGGAAATCGTAA
- a CDS encoding DUF308 domain-containing protein — MMKTINSGLLRSIFALTLGIVLIIWPELTITYLVMTIGVFFIVPGIISLLSYFTQKKDPLKSSIIYPIESAGSILFGIWLFIMPGFFVNILMYIFGALLLIAGIHQLINLIIVRKWSIVPWPFYIMPLLVLAAGIIILIYPFEVVTNTFIVFGGTAIFYGVCELINWFRFKKR; from the coding sequence ATGATGAAAACTATTAACAGCGGACTCTTAAGAAGTATCTTTGCTTTAACTTTGGGGATTGTTTTAATTATTTGGCCGGAACTAACCATAACCTATCTGGTTATGACAATCGGAGTTTTTTTCATCGTACCGGGTATTATATCGCTTCTTTCCTATTTTACCCAAAAGAAAGATCCGTTAAAAAGCAGCATCATTTACCCTATAGAAAGTGCCGGAAGCATTCTCTTTGGAATCTGGCTGTTTATTATGCCCGGCTTTTTCGTTAATATACTTATGTATATATTCGGAGCATTGCTCTTAATCGCAGGCATTCACCAGCTTATAAACCTTATTATTGTAAGGAAATGGAGTATTGTTCCCTGGCCGTTTTATATCATGCCTTTACTGGTTTTGGCCGCAGGAATTATAATTCTTATTTATCCATTCGAAGTGGTAACAAATACGTTTATTGTTTTTGGCGGAACAGCCATATTTTACGGTGTTTGCGAACTAATTAACTGGTTCCGGTTCAAAAAAAGATAA